One genomic region from Manis pentadactyla isolate mManPen7 chromosome 12, mManPen7.hap1, whole genome shotgun sequence encodes:
- the ANKRD24 gene encoding ankyrin repeat domain-containing protein 24 isoform X2 has product MKQLCLCAATSFALRLSPTDPGSCPPCGPCPIPKPAARGRRQSQDWGKGDERLLQAVENSDAARVAALIARKGLVPTKLDPEGKSAFHLAAMRGAANCLEVMLAHGANVMSTDGAGYNALHLAAKYGHPQCLKQLLQASCTVDIVDSSGWTALHHAAAGGCISCSETLCSFKAHLNPRDRSGATPLIIAAQMCHTDLCHLLLQQGAAANDQDLQGRTALMLACEGASPETVEVLLRGGAQPAITDLLGRDAAHYGALAGDKLILHLLQEAAWRPSPPSEDDSGEASSQNSVSSHDNRGAHKKRKAPQPPASIPLPDDQDAYEEIVRLRQEKGRLLQKIRGLEQHQERRKQELPEAEASSLHSLERQVQELQQLLAEKQEEKESLGREVESLQSRLSLLENERENTSYDVATLQDEEGELPDFPGVEAMLSKQLSPSAQELLVSLQEQVAALTRQNQELMEKVQILEDFEKDDMEVNGLAEVIPLALYDSLRAEFDQLHRQHAEALRALAQQEAQGAPGEGEAALGEGKDTGVRNIGNGPAAMELDGTGAPEIKVTGAETAGEEVAGAEAGEARTLQVASAGAEATERESRGTEAMGTEGMVAEALGTKATGPEVTEMEVLEAAGSLEAKATGAENMNTRAEGPGQKANVSAVEAELTGMEATGVEATAPRVPPGPVLHPSAAEASEKLQAELEARIRALEEALRQREQEAAAELEAARGKCEAVEAEAGRLRQRVREAEGAGSGGGSRADTVQLRAALEQAREDLRDRDSRLRELEAASAWLDEARAGRLLAEEEARGLRAELAQKEEARLEQSRELEVLRQQLAAARATGEQHRAAAAELAQARDAAEARAAELASACEEARQGLAELREASEALRQSAVPASEHHRLQEEALELRGRAASLEQEVVATGKEAARLRAELERERVGSVARLEHERIVGALRADVVRLEGQLEELGRRYEKTSAEVFQVQREALFMKSERHAAEAQLATAEQQLRGLRTEAERARQAQSRAQEALDRAKEKDKKITELSKEVFTLKEALKDQQAAGSPEVEALQGQVKALQEQLEEAARDHGAVVALYRSHLLYAIQGQMDEDVQRILSQILQMQRLQAQGH; this is encoded by the exons ATGAAGCAGCTGTGCCTGTGCGCGGCCACATCCTTCGCG CTGCGGCTCAGCCCCACTGACCCAGGCTCCTGCCCGCCCTGTGGCCCCTGCCCCATCCCGAAgccagcagccagaggcaggcgCCAG AGCCAGGACTGGGGCAAAGGTGACGAGCGGCTGCTGCAGGCTGTGGAGAACAGCGACGCTGCCCGGGTGGCTGCCCTCATCGCCCGCAAGGGGCTGGTGCCCACGAAGCTGGACCCCGAGGGCAAGTCTGC ATTCCACCTGGCCGCCATGAGGGGTGCAGCCAACTGTCTAGAAGTGATGCTTGCACACGGTGCCAATGTCATGAGCACGGATGGGGCAG GTTATAATGCCCTCCACCTGGCAGCCAAGTACGGGCACCCACAGTGCTTGAAGCAACTGCTGCAG GCGTCCTGCACGGTGGATATTGTGGACAGCAGTGGGTGGACGGCCCTACATCACGCAG CTGCTGGTGGCTGCATCTCCTGCTCAGAAACGCTCTGCTCCTTCAAGGCACATCTGAATCCCCGAGATCGG TCAGGTGCAACACCCCTCATCATAGCAGCTCAGATGTGTCACACAGATCTGTGCCACCTCCTCCTGCAGCAGGGGGCTGCTGCGAATGACCAAGACCTGCAGGGCAG GACAGCCCTGATGCTGGCCTGTGAGGGGGCCAGCCCCGAAACCGTGGAGGTGCTGCTGCGCGGCGGGGCCCAGCCGGCCATCACGGACCTGCTAGGCCGCGACGCTGCTCACTACGGAGCCCTGGCAGGGGACAAACTCATCCTGCACCTCCTGCAGGAGGCAGCCTGGCGCCCCTCGCCACCCAGCG AGGACGACTCAGGCGAGGCGTCATCTCAG aACTCTGTGTCCAGCCATGACAACCGAGGGGCTCATAAGAAGCGGAAGGCACCCCAGCCCCCCGCCAGCATCCCTTTGCCG GATGATCAAGATGCTTACGAGGAGATTGTGCGGCTGCGACAGGAGAAGGGCCGCCTGCTGCAGAAGATCCGGGGTCTGGAGCAGCACCAGGAGCGCAGGAAGCaggag CtgccagaggcagaggccagctccCTCCACAGCTTGGAGAGACAG GTGCAAGAGCTGCAGCAGCTGCTGGCAGAGaagcaggaggagaaagagagtcTGGGACGGGAGGTGGAAAGCTTGCAGAGCCGGCTGTCCCTGCTGGAG AACGAGCGGGAGAACACCAGCTATGATGTGGCCACCCTGCAGGATGAGGAGGGTGAGCTGCCTGACTTCCCAG GGGTGGAGGCAATGCTCTCCAAACAGCTAAGCCCGTCCGCCCAGGAACTCTTGGTCTCACTGCAAGAGCAGGTGGCTGCGCTCACCAGACAGAACCAGGAGCTGATGGAGAAGgtccag ATCCTGGAAGACTTCGAGAAGGATGACATGGAGGTGAACGGTCTGGCTGAGGTCATCCCCCTGGCCCTCTATGACTCTCTCCGGGCTGAGTTTGACCAGCTCCACAGGCAGCACGCTGAGGCCCTGCGGGCGCTGGCGCAGCAAGAAGCACAGGGGGCCCCTGGAGAAGGAGAGGCAGCTCTGGGGGAGGGTAAGGACACCGGAGTCAGGAACATTGGGAACGGGCCAGCAGCCATGGAGCTGGATGGCACTGGGGCCCCAGAAATCAAAGTTACCGGGGCCGAGACAGCAGGTGAGGAGGTGGCAGGAGCGGAAGCCGGGGAAGCCAGGACTTTGCAAGTGGCTTCCGCTGGGGCTGAGGCCACAGAAAGAGAATCCAGGGGCACTGAGGCCATGGGAACCGAGGGTATGGTTGCTGAGGCTTTGGGAACAAAAGCCACAGGGCCCGAGGTCACAGAAATGGAAGTTCTAGAAGCAGCAGGAAGCCTGGAAGCAAAGGCCACAGGAGCAGAGAACATGAATACGAGAGCAGAGGGACCCGGGCAAAAGGCCAATGTGAGTGCTGTGGAGGCAGAACTCACCGGCATGGAGGCCACGGGAGTGGAGGCCACAGCCCCAAGGGTACCCCCAGGCCCTGTCCTACACCCTAGTGCTGCTGAGGCCTCAGAAAAGCTGCAAGCAGAGCTGGAGGCCAGGATTCGTGCCCTGGAGGAGGCGCTCCGGCAGCGAGAGCAGGAGGCTGCCGCTGAGCTGGAGGCGGCCCGTGGCAAGTGTGAGGCCGTGGAGGCCGAAGCAGGTCGGCTGCGGCAGCGGGTGCGTGAGGCCGAGGGCGCTGGGTCCGGTGGGGGCAGCCGCGCTGACACAGTCCAGCTGCGGGCGGCCCTGGAACAGGCCCGGGAAGACCTCCGAGACCGGGACTCCCGGCTCCGGGAGCTGGAGGCGGCCTCGGCCTGGCTGGATGAGGCCCGGGCGGGCCGGCTGCTGGCTGAGGAGGAGGCCCGGGGCCTGCGGGCAGAGCTGGCTCAGAAGGAAGAGGCGCGGCTGGAGCAGAGCCGGGAGCTGGAAGTGCTACGGCAGCAGCTGGCCGCAGCCAGGGCCACCGGGGAACAGCATCGGGCAGCGGCCGCCGAGCTGGCCCAAGCACGGGATGCAGCCGAGGCCCGGGCTGCTGAGCTGGCCTCTGCCTGCGAGGAGGCTCGGCAGGGCCTGGCGGAGCTGCGCGAGGCCTCCGAGGCCCTCCGCCAGTCAGCGGTACCAGCCTCAGAGCACCACCGGCTACAGGAGGAGGCTCTCGAACTGCGGGGCCGGGCAGCCAGCCTGGAGCAGGAGGTGGTGGCCACAGGCAAGGAAGCTGCCCGGCTGCGGGCAGAGCTGGAGCGGGAGCGCGTGGGCAGTGTGGCCCGCTTGGAGCACGAACGCATAGTAGGTGCGCTGCGGGCAGATGTGGTCCGGCTGGAGGGGCAGCTGGAGGAGTTAGGCCGACGCTATGAGAAGACCAGCGCTGAGGTCTTCCAG GTGCAGCGGGAGGCACTGTTCATGAAGAGTGAACGGCACGCGGCAGAGGCCCAGCTGGCCACAGCAGAGCAGCAGCTGCGGGGGCTACGTACTGAGGCCGAGCGAGCACGCCAGGCCCAGAGCCGTGCCCAGGAGGCCCTGGACAGGGCCAAGGAGAAGGACAAAAAG
- the ANKRD24 gene encoding ankyrin repeat domain-containing protein 24 isoform X1 gives MKQLCLCAATSFACQRWVLDGPGPGLGALFQSPTQDHLPPQLRLSPTDPGSCPPCGPCPIPKPAARGRRQSQDWGKGDERLLQAVENSDAARVAALIARKGLVPTKLDPEGKSAFHLAAMRGAANCLEVMLAHGANVMSTDGAGYNALHLAAKYGHPQCLKQLLQASCTVDIVDSSGWTALHHAAAGGCISCSETLCSFKAHLNPRDRSGATPLIIAAQMCHTDLCHLLLQQGAAANDQDLQGRTALMLACEGASPETVEVLLRGGAQPAITDLLGRDAAHYGALAGDKLILHLLQEAAWRPSPPSEDDSGEASSQNSVSSHDNRGAHKKRKAPQPPASIPLPDDQDAYEEIVRLRQEKGRLLQKIRGLEQHQERRKQELPEAEASSLHSLERQVQELQQLLAEKQEEKESLGREVESLQSRLSLLENERENTSYDVATLQDEEGELPDFPGVEAMLSKQLSPSAQELLVSLQEQVAALTRQNQELMEKVQILEDFEKDDMEVNGLAEVIPLALYDSLRAEFDQLHRQHAEALRALAQQEAQGAPGEGEAALGEGKDTGVRNIGNGPAAMELDGTGAPEIKVTGAETAGEEVAGAEAGEARTLQVASAGAEATERESRGTEAMGTEGMVAEALGTKATGPEVTEMEVLEAAGSLEAKATGAENMNTRAEGPGQKANVSAVEAELTGMEATGVEATAPRVPPGPVLHPSAAEASEKLQAELEARIRALEEALRQREQEAAAELEAARGKCEAVEAEAGRLRQRVREAEGAGSGGGSRADTVQLRAALEQAREDLRDRDSRLRELEAASAWLDEARAGRLLAEEEARGLRAELAQKEEARLEQSRELEVLRQQLAAARATGEQHRAAAAELAQARDAAEARAAELASACEEARQGLAELREASEALRQSAVPASEHHRLQEEALELRGRAASLEQEVVATGKEAARLRAELERERVGSVARLEHERIVGALRADVVRLEGQLEELGRRYEKTSAEVFQVQREALFMKSERHAAEAQLATAEQQLRGLRTEAERARQAQSRAQEALDRAKEKDKKITELSKEVFTLKEALKDQQAAGSPEVEALQGQVKALQEQLEEAARDHGAVVALYRSHLLYAIQGQMDEDVQRILSQILQMQRLQAQGH, from the exons ATGAAGCAGCTGTGCCTGTGCGCGGCCACATCCTTCGCG TGCCAGCGGTGGGTGTTGGATGGACCCGGGCCAGGCTTGGGGGCGCTGTTTCAGTCCCCCACCCAGGACCACCTGCCCCCACAGCTGCGGCTCAGCCCCACTGACCCAGGCTCCTGCCCGCCCTGTGGCCCCTGCCCCATCCCGAAgccagcagccagaggcaggcgCCAG AGCCAGGACTGGGGCAAAGGTGACGAGCGGCTGCTGCAGGCTGTGGAGAACAGCGACGCTGCCCGGGTGGCTGCCCTCATCGCCCGCAAGGGGCTGGTGCCCACGAAGCTGGACCCCGAGGGCAAGTCTGC ATTCCACCTGGCCGCCATGAGGGGTGCAGCCAACTGTCTAGAAGTGATGCTTGCACACGGTGCCAATGTCATGAGCACGGATGGGGCAG GTTATAATGCCCTCCACCTGGCAGCCAAGTACGGGCACCCACAGTGCTTGAAGCAACTGCTGCAG GCGTCCTGCACGGTGGATATTGTGGACAGCAGTGGGTGGACGGCCCTACATCACGCAG CTGCTGGTGGCTGCATCTCCTGCTCAGAAACGCTCTGCTCCTTCAAGGCACATCTGAATCCCCGAGATCGG TCAGGTGCAACACCCCTCATCATAGCAGCTCAGATGTGTCACACAGATCTGTGCCACCTCCTCCTGCAGCAGGGGGCTGCTGCGAATGACCAAGACCTGCAGGGCAG GACAGCCCTGATGCTGGCCTGTGAGGGGGCCAGCCCCGAAACCGTGGAGGTGCTGCTGCGCGGCGGGGCCCAGCCGGCCATCACGGACCTGCTAGGCCGCGACGCTGCTCACTACGGAGCCCTGGCAGGGGACAAACTCATCCTGCACCTCCTGCAGGAGGCAGCCTGGCGCCCCTCGCCACCCAGCG AGGACGACTCAGGCGAGGCGTCATCTCAG aACTCTGTGTCCAGCCATGACAACCGAGGGGCTCATAAGAAGCGGAAGGCACCCCAGCCCCCCGCCAGCATCCCTTTGCCG GATGATCAAGATGCTTACGAGGAGATTGTGCGGCTGCGACAGGAGAAGGGCCGCCTGCTGCAGAAGATCCGGGGTCTGGAGCAGCACCAGGAGCGCAGGAAGCaggag CtgccagaggcagaggccagctccCTCCACAGCTTGGAGAGACAG GTGCAAGAGCTGCAGCAGCTGCTGGCAGAGaagcaggaggagaaagagagtcTGGGACGGGAGGTGGAAAGCTTGCAGAGCCGGCTGTCCCTGCTGGAG AACGAGCGGGAGAACACCAGCTATGATGTGGCCACCCTGCAGGATGAGGAGGGTGAGCTGCCTGACTTCCCAG GGGTGGAGGCAATGCTCTCCAAACAGCTAAGCCCGTCCGCCCAGGAACTCTTGGTCTCACTGCAAGAGCAGGTGGCTGCGCTCACCAGACAGAACCAGGAGCTGATGGAGAAGgtccag ATCCTGGAAGACTTCGAGAAGGATGACATGGAGGTGAACGGTCTGGCTGAGGTCATCCCCCTGGCCCTCTATGACTCTCTCCGGGCTGAGTTTGACCAGCTCCACAGGCAGCACGCTGAGGCCCTGCGGGCGCTGGCGCAGCAAGAAGCACAGGGGGCCCCTGGAGAAGGAGAGGCAGCTCTGGGGGAGGGTAAGGACACCGGAGTCAGGAACATTGGGAACGGGCCAGCAGCCATGGAGCTGGATGGCACTGGGGCCCCAGAAATCAAAGTTACCGGGGCCGAGACAGCAGGTGAGGAGGTGGCAGGAGCGGAAGCCGGGGAAGCCAGGACTTTGCAAGTGGCTTCCGCTGGGGCTGAGGCCACAGAAAGAGAATCCAGGGGCACTGAGGCCATGGGAACCGAGGGTATGGTTGCTGAGGCTTTGGGAACAAAAGCCACAGGGCCCGAGGTCACAGAAATGGAAGTTCTAGAAGCAGCAGGAAGCCTGGAAGCAAAGGCCACAGGAGCAGAGAACATGAATACGAGAGCAGAGGGACCCGGGCAAAAGGCCAATGTGAGTGCTGTGGAGGCAGAACTCACCGGCATGGAGGCCACGGGAGTGGAGGCCACAGCCCCAAGGGTACCCCCAGGCCCTGTCCTACACCCTAGTGCTGCTGAGGCCTCAGAAAAGCTGCAAGCAGAGCTGGAGGCCAGGATTCGTGCCCTGGAGGAGGCGCTCCGGCAGCGAGAGCAGGAGGCTGCCGCTGAGCTGGAGGCGGCCCGTGGCAAGTGTGAGGCCGTGGAGGCCGAAGCAGGTCGGCTGCGGCAGCGGGTGCGTGAGGCCGAGGGCGCTGGGTCCGGTGGGGGCAGCCGCGCTGACACAGTCCAGCTGCGGGCGGCCCTGGAACAGGCCCGGGAAGACCTCCGAGACCGGGACTCCCGGCTCCGGGAGCTGGAGGCGGCCTCGGCCTGGCTGGATGAGGCCCGGGCGGGCCGGCTGCTGGCTGAGGAGGAGGCCCGGGGCCTGCGGGCAGAGCTGGCTCAGAAGGAAGAGGCGCGGCTGGAGCAGAGCCGGGAGCTGGAAGTGCTACGGCAGCAGCTGGCCGCAGCCAGGGCCACCGGGGAACAGCATCGGGCAGCGGCCGCCGAGCTGGCCCAAGCACGGGATGCAGCCGAGGCCCGGGCTGCTGAGCTGGCCTCTGCCTGCGAGGAGGCTCGGCAGGGCCTGGCGGAGCTGCGCGAGGCCTCCGAGGCCCTCCGCCAGTCAGCGGTACCAGCCTCAGAGCACCACCGGCTACAGGAGGAGGCTCTCGAACTGCGGGGCCGGGCAGCCAGCCTGGAGCAGGAGGTGGTGGCCACAGGCAAGGAAGCTGCCCGGCTGCGGGCAGAGCTGGAGCGGGAGCGCGTGGGCAGTGTGGCCCGCTTGGAGCACGAACGCATAGTAGGTGCGCTGCGGGCAGATGTGGTCCGGCTGGAGGGGCAGCTGGAGGAGTTAGGCCGACGCTATGAGAAGACCAGCGCTGAGGTCTTCCAG GTGCAGCGGGAGGCACTGTTCATGAAGAGTGAACGGCACGCGGCAGAGGCCCAGCTGGCCACAGCAGAGCAGCAGCTGCGGGGGCTACGTACTGAGGCCGAGCGAGCACGCCAGGCCCAGAGCCGTGCCCAGGAGGCCCTGGACAGGGCCAAGGAGAAGGACAAAAAG